The genomic stretch AATATATGCACTTAGTTATTATATTTACTTTCTAAATCCTAAGGCAAAAATGGAGGAGCCATATGTCCCATTTACCAGGTAAGAATAGCCCGCTTAGGTGCTTCTGAGCCCATGAAAATCTGAAATTAAAAGCCAAGAAAAGAAGTTCAGCatatttaatccatgatcttattGTTTTGGGGAAGCATATATAGTAGCTTTCCAGCCATATAAAAGATAGAAAAAGAATATTTACATAattcctgctgctgctggagcTACAGCTTTGAACGTTGACATCACTGTAACAGAGATACCATTAGCAGTACCTCTCTGCTTTTGTGTCTGAACATGTTATCAAAGAAGTAAGAATCTAAAAAAAAGTATAATGAAAATGTATTGAGACAAATAAACCTGCCAGGATGGATATGTACCACTGcagtattttgcaaaatgttgcACGCAATAGTAATAGTAGCCTGTtttatgcaaaaaaaaatacattagcatttgtttgtaacAAAGTATCGTTTTCAAATGACTAAACTAGTTATATATCACTAGAAGATTCGCTAAACTCGAATTCGGGAGGGAATGCATATTTTATACACCAGTAATGCCTTTTTCATATGCTCGTTGCCAATGCAAAGAGAAGGGATGGCTGAAATTTGACTCACAGCAAACACATTCTTCAGAATTGATGCCATGTTAATAAGTATTTTGAGCTCCAGGCCATGTAGATTGGACATGAATGGATACGTTGTGAGGAGAAGAATGGACAAGATCTGCAAACCAAACATGTATTTGAATTCGGTACCAGAAAAGATAAATCAGATTAACGAAGTTATCTAACAAAGACAAGACTACTTAGGGACATCTCTTTTAGAAAAATGAACTAGGGAAACCCCATACAGGACATCTCTTTTAGAAAAATGAACTAGGGAAACCCCATACAGTTTCTGTTGAGGATTTTTTGGCCTCCAGTACTACACTACACACTATTCTATTATTGTCCCCTTCCTAATATTCTAATCTATATCTTAATTACCATCTTGATTTGTTCTTTTTTCTGTTGAGTATTTTTTGTCCTCCAGTACTACACACTATTCTATTAAGATTCTTTATCCTTGTAAGAAAACCCCAATAAAGATATATTTCTCACATACCGCTGCAGGCCGAAATGTCTTGATTGGTCCAAACTTCGAAATGAAGGGATAAATGGTAAGTTGATATACCAGTACACTAAGCCCTACAAAGATCAAATGAATTGTTGCCATGTAAATAGTTTAACAACACCAATATTAGAGCTACATGTGCAAACATTTCACTGTAACTAGAGTATAATACATCATGGCCAACATCAGTTGAATGTAAATATTTTAAATGCATTAGATGATTTAGAAGCGTAGGCCAGTTATATAGTGAAAGACTATTGGATGGAAGCAGTAAAGATGTATATGTATGTTATTATGTGCTAAACTCCTGTTACAAGGTATGTTGCTTCTCATATTCTATAATCATTAGGTTGCCAACAGGCCTCTACTCCATCTGGCTAGACAGCCTCAGCGGCACTCCTCAGGTCTTAGGTTCGACTCCTTGTTGGAGTGAATTTCAGGTTATGGTTAAAAATTCCCCACGTCTGTCCCATATCAAAGCACAAGTCAAGAGCCAAACCACTCACAAGTTAGTGAGAAAACCTTATTCTTAAGCACAATACCCCGGAGTAGGCTTGACCCTTGTAGGCCGAGTTTTTTTAAATAATTATTAGTGTAAAACTTGGGAAAAACTAACACATACCTGAGAAGGCGAACACAGTACCAACATCCTGGGATGTAAAGCTTAGGCCCTGAAATTTTCTGCTGCTCACAGCCCAGAGTGAAAATATCTGAAGATGTTTTTTCGTAAAAGATATTAGCATCAACATGCACAGTATTTTCAGTTATTTCAATGTCTAAAGTGGAAACATCATTTTGCATTGATGTTTAATTGACTGAGTTACTCAGAAGATATCTTGAGGTTCAGAAATATTTGATATAGATTACCTCAAGATAAGCAGTGTCATGGAGAGAAAAGATAGAAAAGATGATTATTGCTGACATCAATTGCCAGTTCTTTAGCAGATTCTCTGTAGATTTAGAACCACCAACTTGTGACTCAAGTTCTTCAATAGCTTCTACTTTGTCGTCATCATGAAAGTGCAGCGTTTCCTAAGAAAATGAGATAAAATGCGAAGAACTTTCTCAAAATGATAGGAAGTTTCAGAAGAATGGTTTTTATCAaattacagaaaagttgtacgtAGTGAATGGAGGAATATAAGTCCACAAACAGATTTCATTTATTTTCTTGAGTATCTAACTATTTGGATTCCAAAAATCATAGGAGAGATAATGTAGTATACCGGAAGCCAAATGCATGCAATACATGATCCTACTGCTAGCACTGAAATGACGAAGCAAGGGAGGAAGTATGGAAACCTGAAAGTTAGATGCAGATTTCAAAGGTTTATCATAgtctgaaaaaaaaatatagttatATGACTGAAATAGGATGAGAATAATTTACCTTCCAAATATGGACTCTTCAGAGATAATTTTTGGGTACTTTTGTGCAGGCTAACACAAGATAAAGGATAGATAATGTTAGTTATATGTTTCTTTGCAACAGTTTCTTTATTAGATTATAATATGCAAATATTCACTGCACTAGACTTTAATCATAGTGCACAATCTGGCAAAAGTCTAAAATAACCAAAGAATATATTTACACCAACTTTGTTCCATATATAATTATGGGCTATTTCTAATATCGAGATGAAAAATCTGAAGTTCAGTTTATATATTTTCTGTTAACTCAACAAGTAGTATCCTCTTTTGTACACATAGATGTCAGCTTAGATTTAAGGGAAACATGATAAAGGCACTCATTGACATTTTTTTGTGAAACGCACTCGCTGACATTTCAAATTTAACTTATCATGCTATGAAAGTACAATTATCTTCACCTGTGCAAGAAAGCCTCCAATAGATGGCCCAAATAAGCACTCACTGACATTTCAAATTTAACTTATGCTATCAAAGTACAATAATCTTCACCTGTGAAAGAAAGCCTCCAATAGATGGCCCAATAACAAGAGCTATCGCTCGTGATGATGTAACCTAAGACAGAATGTTAAAAGTAAGGTACATGTAAACTAAACatacaaaataaaaattaaataaaattcaAAGAAGTCACAAAATAATTTCTCTTACAAAAGAGATTCCTAGAGCTTGATGTTCTTTCCTACTGACTTCT from Sorghum bicolor cultivar BTx623 chromosome 3, Sorghum_bicolor_NCBIv3, whole genome shotgun sequence encodes the following:
- the LOC8054682 gene encoding protein ZINC INDUCED FACILITATOR-LIKE 1, whose translation is MGSHNGQVQELPPPLITPVNTCDEPLPVEETKRLGCPGCQLDEVNKASTSVPYRNFCFIWIICLTATLPIQSLFPYLYFMIRDLKVAKEEQDIGFYAGFVGATYFLGRTISAVPWGMFADKYGRKPCIVISILSVIIFNTLFGLSTTYWMAIVTRGLLGLLCGILGPIKAYASEVSRKEHQALGISFVTSSRAIALVIGPSIGGFLSQPAQKYPKIISEESIFGRFPYFLPCFVISVLAVGSCIACIWLPETLHFHDDDKVEAIEELESQVGGSKSTENLLKNWQLMSAIIIFSIFSLHDTAYLEIFSLWAVSSRKFQGLSFTSQDVGTVFAFSGLSVLVYQLTIYPFISKFGPIKTFRPAAILSILLLTTYPFMSNLHGLELKILINMASILKNVFAATITIACNILQNTAVTQKQRGTANGISVTVMSTFKAVAPAAAGIIFSWAQKHLSGLFLPGNQILFLTLNMVSIIGLVLTFKPFLSLPTPMRH